Proteins from a genomic interval of Fimbriimonadaceae bacterium:
- a CDS encoding DUF1738 domain-containing protein yields the protein MKSTYQRITDQDIQAIEAGSVLPWEKPWAVRRPCNAVTNRPYRGINRVLLSLREFTTDASP from the coding sequence GTGAAGAGCACCTATCAAAGAATCACCGACCAAGACATCCAGGCAATCGAGGCGGGCAGCGTGCTGCCGTGGGAAAAGCCGTGGGCTGTTCGACGACCATGCAATGCAGTGACCAACAGACCCTATAGAGGAATCAATAGGGTCTTGCTTTCGCTCAGAGAGTTCACCACCGATGCCTCACCTTAA